The genomic region GAGGTGGTGCTCCGCCGCGTCGTCCCGACGCTCTCGACGCTCGGCGGCGAGCGGGGGACCGCGGCCCGCCTCGTGCCGACCGCCGCCGCGGCGTCGCTCGACCTGGAAGAGGGCGAAGCCGTGCGCTACCTTGAAGACGTCGCGGCCCGGCCGCTCCTCGAGGGGTTGCGGATCAACGCGTCGGTGATACGCGGCGACCCGGCGCAGACGCTGCTGGACGTCGCGGCGCAGATCGCGGCCGACATGATCGTCATGGTGACGCACGGGCGGTCCGGTCTCGACGCGGTGCTGACGGGAAGCGTGGCGTCGCGGATCGCCGCCCGGTTTCTGAAACCGCTGCTGCTCGTGCGTGCCCCCCGAGGGGGCTCCGCGCCTCCGGCCGGGACGCCGTCCTAACCGGCCGCTGATCGCCCGACCGGGCGACATGTCGCCGACGCGCAGCGCGTCACCGCCGGCGGGCCGTATTTTTCGCGATCTTTCATGTCGTAGTTCAGCAATCCTGTCATGCTAACGGTTCAGCGAAAATGTCACCCCCTGGGCGCTGAGCTCTTTGCGGCGAGCGATCTGAGCGTATTGCCTCCAGGGATGATCGGGCCCGGGACGTGGATCACGCGGCGGTGGTGACGGCGGCGGCGTGAGCGGCGCCGCCGGGATCGGCGGCGCAGTTGGCCGAGAGTCAGGTGATTGGAGCGGACGGTTGCGACGTGCCCGGAGGAGGTGGATGTCCACAGGCGGTGGAGTGAGATGGCGCACCGAGAGGACGGCATCGCGGAACTGGACGGCAAAGGTGCCATCAAGGCGCTCGAGGACATAGACGTGTGCTTTCGCATAGCTCCGGCCGCCGGGTCCCGGGCTGAGTTGCAACAGGTGCGGCCCGACACGGACCGTGTTATCGTTGGCGACCGTGCGCGGGTACTTGAAGCACAGCGTCGTTTCGAGCACCGTCCGGGATGGACAGGGTCGAAACGCGGGCGGGCGCTGCGCGGGCGCTTGGGCGAAGCGGCGATTGAAGCGCGGCAGAAACGTGCGCAGCAGCGCATTGGCATCATCGAGCGTCCGCGCGTCGGCGAGGCGGAGTTCCTGCACGAGCCGATCTTGGAGCGTGCCAAAGAGCCGCTCCACCCGCCCCTTTCCCTGGGGCGAGCTCGCCGGGATCCAGCGAATACCAAGGGTATGCAGCGCGCGGCCGATTTGGGTCAGGCGGGGCGTATCCGCGAGCTGGGCCGCAATGGACGGGCCTGTGCGCGCCTCGCGACGGAAGATGCC from bacterium harbors:
- a CDS encoding ISNCY family transposase — translated: MLSQKDQQRVQVLTQVHRGTVTVSQAAQVLRLCHRHVQRLLAGFRAHGVAALSHGNRGRAAPNRIAESIRKQVVMLARSVYAGINDHHLTDLLREQHALKLSRPTVFRVLREAGVPRPRTRRPPRHRRRRPRMPHPGLLVQLDGSHHPWLGPQGPHFVLLAAIDDATSRVLGAVFRPHEDAHGYFLLLSQVLRRYGVPAAVYTDRHGIFRREARTGPSIAAQLADTPRLTQIGRALHTLGIRWIPASSPQGKGRVERLFGTLQDRLVQELRLADARTLDDANALLRTFLPRFNRRFAQAPAQRPPAFRPCPSRTVLETTLCFKYPRTVANDNTVRVGPHLLQLSPGPGGRSYAKAHVYVLERLDGTFAVQFRDAVLSVRHLTPPPVDIHLLRARRNRPLQSPDSRPTAPPIPAAPLTPPPSPPPRDPRPGPDHPWRQYAQIARRKELSAQGVTFSLNR